The Artemia franciscana chromosome 21, ASM3288406v1, whole genome shotgun sequence genome includes the window AACTGACCAATAACTGGCCAGTTAATAACTGGCCAATTTGACCAGTTATACCTTGGTATCAGAATGCATTTCAGAAAACCTTTGGCATATGGATGATGGAAATTGCTTTACTATAATTCCATACTTTGACTATTTAAccgtcttttcatttttctttattatttttctttgatataAAAGGCTTtaccgatatttttttttgttaggttgATAAAACTGAGCTTCGGACTTTTTTTCCCCTAGCACACTAAACTTTCTATGGTTTGAGTGCTCTAattctaaattaaacaaaaaaaacaagttttttaaatgaaagtaaggagcgacattaaaacataaaacgaacagaaattactccgtatatgaaaggggcttttccttctcaacgccccgctctttacgctaaagtttgactctttctcttaactctacattttaaaagagtaaaaaactttagcgtaaagagcgttgagaaggaaaagccccttccatatacggagtaatttctgttcgttttaagttgtcatgtcgctccttactttcatttaaaaaacttgttttttatttaatttctgaacgtttttgaaacaatgcatgttttgattttggctctccccagaggaataattaaaacaaaatctgtatatttatttttttggctaaatggcttcctcataattttgatcgaatgattttgagaaaaaaagagcgggggaggaagcctagttgccctccaattttcggttaattaaaaaggcaactagaacttttaattttatacgaatctttttataagtaaaagatataagtaacttataaattaggttacgcaaagaacttttgtattctcaggtcttattacatatatgagagggttcgctccctcgtcagtacctcgctctttacactaaagctgaaattttgtcccaattcattaagaatgatccctgaatcacaaaaaccgcagaataaatagttgaaattactaaaaatacttagccTAAAGGGTGAGGTATCGGGaggagttatttttttttttattgttttttttcaaggattaTCTATCTATGGGAAAAGTGAACAATATAATATATGACATACCAGCATACGAGAAAGATGACGTAATTGGATGACGTAATCGGGGATGACAGGTCTTGGCTGTTGCGTCGTGGATGGACGAtccagaaaaaacaaacaaatgaaaaaacaagataaaacaaaacatgtgGTGAAAAAACAGCTATTTACTTTGTTATTAACTTGTCATAGGAGACAGACGAAtttgcattttctttcttttcttacagtCGCTTATGGCAACAGGTATTCAGCGATACTTTTGTGACAAACACTGGCTTAGCAAAGAACCAACAAGCATGGGACAATTTTGCATGAATTATTTACGATTCAAATACGTCACTTGCAACTTATAGAGCAAAATAAGCACGATTTCATCTCGGCAACATGAACCtattccttttctttcttctttcctaattttttttttctcctagaTTCTCCCTGTTTGTATGGCTTAAAATTACACCTTTATTGAGTAGGTCTTCCGGAGATTGCGCCCCCCTCCCTTTCTATTTACCAAAACTCATCTTTTCTTGATGAGGACTTGACTTGTCCTGTGACTTATTCTcttacttttatattatttaatacatGCTATTCTTCTAATACCGAGTTTCGAAAATAAAGGATAATACAgagagtaaaaaactgaaaaataaactgaataatagctgaaaatgaaaaaataaaatattaaataaacataattagTTGAGTAATAAagttaaaactgtaaaaaataaaaccgagaataaaactgaatattagctgaaaataaggttaatagaaagagtcaaactttagcgtaaagagcggggcgttaggaggaaaagcccctatatatacggagtaatttctgttcgttttaagttttaatgttgctccttacattcatttactttcagttactgaaaagttcaatgatccaaattcactgaaaaaagaaggtactgaactgataatcagccaggtttatgattcaatcacgctcgagtttaatccatagtttgcaaaaattgagcaggctctaataggtagtctgagatttcaaattgaaaatttggacgagagaattggtcgaatagaaaaaaagcttgataattatgatcaagagtccatgcttgaaagccttgtatttcatgggttaaagtagttacctggtgtagacactcatacgacgatatctaacattataaatagcaaaatgtctgtgctgagccctttactttatttagtttacgtgaacatgatgcacgtttatctaaaggatacatatattactaacattattgctaacaaaatttgcaaaatctgcagataatttaatagcaaaagctcttattactctcaaaagattagagatgtttacgagtttaagtttgctgtgtgtgaatgtaaagaaaattttttactgacattctgtgGAGTGGGTGACTCTGTTGATGTATTtagtaaagttctatttggtgaaaaacctattttacaagctatatcactgcggtacctcggcttccatattgatttTAGGATAACTGTTAATATGTTTCTGAAGGAAGGAAAACTATTAGTTGTCAGCATTAATGTCTTGCTTATAATCCATTCTGACAATAAGACAAATCGAGCCTTTTGATTATATTGAACACAACAACAGTtgagagaaattaaaataacaagaaTACAATTTTTTGCCTGAATATGCATGCCATGTTGTTTAGCTTGTCGTCTAATAGGTTCTAAGTCTATtaccaaaaccaaaaaagctaGGATGGCAACCCTGACAAGAGTCAAAgataatagaataataaaatagaagGACAATTTTTACTTGAATTTGCATGCCGTGTTGTTCAGCTTATCATCTAACACATCTCAAATCTATTTCTGAAACCAAAAAATAGCCAAATGGCAACCCTGACAACAGTTGAGGAAATCAAAATAACACAGCTTCTCGAATTTTGCGAGGGGTGAGGGACCCGAGCCTCCTTAACTCGCAGGGCCAATGCCCATTACTCCCATTCTACTAATTTATATAGCTATCACCATATTGAAGATGCAAATTTGGAAAgaacaaaagatgaaaaaataaacatagtaAAAGCAACATACCTGTGTAATTTGCTGATTCCTCAAATTTTCTGCAGGTGTCGGATCGTTCTTATCTTCTTGTCGAGGAGAAACATTACCATTGAACTTTTCAAAGTCAACGTCAGAAATAAACGGCTTTGACTGACCAGACATCAAATGTTCTTGACTTGCATGTCTTTGAGATGCAGATGCATTGTAGATTTTTGAGATGCATGTAGATGCAGGTGTCGGATCGATCTTATCTTCTTGTCGAGGAGAAACATTACCATTGAACTTTTCAAAGTCAACGTCAGAAATAAACGGCTTTGACTGACCAGACATCAAATGTTCTGGACTTGCATGTCTTTGAGATGTAGTAGGTCCTTGATCTAAAAGACTTTGGAGAACACTTGACTCCtcctaaaaatatattgaaattaaataagttGCTTTCGGTTCAGGCACTAAAATAATTCCAAGGGGTTCAGGCTCCATATTAATTTCGAGgaattttttctcttaataTTTTAAGGGAATTGAACTACGGGAAAGTAACACCTCTAAAGCTGCTTCACTATCCATAGATATTACAGCCGAACGTTCTTGGACAGGAACATAAGTAGGACAGAATTAGCTCCCCTAAAGCAACctgatttaaaggaaaatttcgGTATTTTTGCACAATTTGTcgattttttgaagttttcacaATTTCCCCTCTCTTGGAGCAAATTGTGTGTACGGGCCTGGACACACCCGTTTTaattttcgcaaaaaaaaaagtttgagttGATCACCATGAAGCTCATGGGCTCAGGGACTGTTTACTGAAATTTATAGGTTCTTCCgcattttcaaaacaatttaccAGTCTATTgtcattttttcataaatttgagACAAAAACTTGTGCTTCAAATCAATTTCATGActagaaaacaatttaaaattgatGAATCCCATCCCGATACAATATGAACCCCCTCCCTTCCTAATCAAAATCCTGGGCATgaccatatttttatttatttatttttcacccacacgatacataaagtaaatatggcggagtaagaataaataaaaaaacaaatacacacacaaaataaatgaaagaaacgGATAAGACGGTTGTGAGAGGATAGGCACacagaagctgtactggagtTATCTGTGtagaatctccaactttaaagctatatcaggaactgaaaatttgCTAACAAGAATCCAGTTTTTTGTCCAAAGTGgaaaatacagaagaaatttgcaaaatttgaaataatttatccggattctttttaaattacctttcttaagaagggggaaaagacctgaagcaaaaaggacaaaatgatcacagaaagtagaataaagtttggccAGCGCAGGTCTATTACACTTTCCTCTGTTTGCAACAATCCTTGCATGGCCAAATCTggatctttttacttatatcacaaacagtacgctggCGTATGCTGGAAAGGTTGTTAGTAATCGAAGTGAAGGGGagccaacgaatacaatcaacaagagggatagtgaagttattacaaTGAAGGGGAGTAGCTGataggtctatacctattgaaattttgacaaaacaacattttaccttaattttcagttgctagttgctttttctctgcttttacttctgaaaatgcaattcctgttatttgagtggaattttgagccatataaatgagttttttttcaaaatctagggaatgtatttacatatctttaaaaccttataaaatggaattgagcaaagttatgaagctgaaaacaattttgctgatctataagcagaagatctattttgcaaggtttcacttttataaccaACATATTATTaaaagtcatcaaaggtcagggccctatagagggagaaggagtggaggtagttgcttcaaaataccttcccgggacatactttggtCTGTAggttcatccctgaaagttccattttcctaaactaaaccctttctgagatagcaagaagttaattaactaaaattttacctaaggttttaaagatatgtattaaaacttaaaaaaaacagaaattacttcgtatacgaaaggggctgcttcctcataaacgccccgctctttacgctaaagttttttactgttttaaaaagaagagttgagagaaagagtctaactttagcgtaaagagcggggcgtttatgaggaagcagcccctttcatatacgaagtaatttctgtttgttttaagttttaatgtcgctccttactttcagttaaaaaaacttgttttttctatttaataatatttaaagctcAATTTTTCGTGAGAAACCAGGAAAGGAAAAgatataattaatgaaaaaagtcTAATACTtaagaaaatgagaattttgtcagccagtagcaaattgtgaagacgaaaatcaagcaaatattttgacaaggacctccgAATAATGaagtgttttcaaacaaaatgaagtggTGAGGGTTATCGTGCACGTATTGGGCCAAGGCAGAATCAAGATTCTCGGGCCTTTGGTGCAAACTACGACATTGTCGATTGAATATTTGTGTTCCAACAACCCCTTCTCCCAGTTGTTGGCGTTTTACCaatatagaagatttagaaatgttacacaccccttaaaattttaaaactggtatttttcacatttctaaATCTTTTTCATAGGGTGGTAACCAGGAAATTTTTAGGGGGAAAGagtattaaagatatttttgaggaattaaaaaaaaaaaactgaaacgcATGAGACTTGTTCATATTCactttgttacgtttttacaagttggAGAAAGGTTTCGGACGGGGGTTCATACCCTCTAGCCCTTCTGGATACGGCTTGGTTTTTCCTAaccaatttgaatttaaagggaAAAGATTGTATTAATTTCCTCACAACCTCCCACATATTTACATTGCCATTAAAATAAACGGTCTTCTCAATATATGGACTCTACATTAATTACTCTTTTGAATACTGGATGACACATGGAAAGGTAATTACGAGTGACATAGCAATTCCCCAGGGAGCCGGAACAGCTTTCCGGGAtctgaaaggagcttttgatgaagttataaggtattttagcattcttatttttaatatatctgtGAAAAATTTATAATGACGGAAATATCGTTAAAGATTGCTAACAAAGCCGTAAGATGTTCGTAATTCTTCTTTGTGTTTGTTGAATTGAGAGGTCCCGTTAGGACAGTgtcaaatcacaaaatttaGAGAGATGTAAAATGCGTTTTGAAAATAtagcggggggggggataatctgtcgttctttttcaaagaaaacacaaataaaggcattttcaattaaagtattttaaaaaaaatctagagggaGAGTATGGGGCGATTCCCTTGTCCCTCTTGTAATTGACGCCACTGGTCTCAGATTTCTGTTTTGCCTCTCTTCAGGTTTTTAAAAATTGCTATTGAGCCTTCTTGGAAAAATGGACTTTCTCTACTCCATTATGATTTAAAAGGTAGCCTAGATGTTATTGATACACTTAAACATAGAAATTACCAAAGCCGTACCCAGGGGGTTGGCTACCTAgtttcaaccccaccccaaattttttcaacttgtaaaaagtaacaaaatacatataaacaaattattcCACGTTTAGTACTTTTTtcacccctcctccccccaacaaaaacTTGCATATGCCCTTGAACACACAAGAAatctgaataaataaaaacaaacctgaaaagccaattggagaaaaaaattaactaaaaaagaacaaaagactTGCAGGGTTGCCATTatataaaaactaattcttgaataacgaaattgttgaagtttttaTTCGGGCTCCTGCCCTGTTGTAGCACCATAGTAATCACATATAGCTGGCACATTTGATATTacatcaattaaacaaaaattaaaaaagcctcttctttgataaataaatattgaaagtttccatagattaaccaaaaaaattatattgcataaataattactaaaagaattgctaaggataacctgCACTCAATTGTAATTtggagtgagaaaccccttattAAATTAACCCTGTTTAAAGGCTTAGATAAAACACTTCAAAACATTGTTATCTAAACTTGACAAGAGGGTTCGTTTAAATACCTGCATTCCAGTCTTAACTAGACCATAAAAGgtgataattatttttcaatgcaGGTGAAGTAATTATGAGTAATTATGGAAAATAGtaacttaaaaaacagtga containing:
- the LOC136040828 gene encoding uncharacterized protein LOC136040828 isoform X3; translated protein: MEDQQEESSVLQSLLDQGPTTSQRHASPEHLMSGQSKPFISDVDFEKFNGNVSPRQEDKIDPTPASTCISKIYNASASQRHASQEHLMSGQSKPFISDVDFEKFNGNVSPRQEDKNDPTPAENLRNQQITQPRPVIPDYVIQLRHLSRMLVEDEPSGDNGLFKHQKRSCDRKMVFSATFCNKA
- the LOC136040828 gene encoding uncharacterized protein LOC136040828 isoform X1, with the translated sequence MEDQQEESSVLQSLLDQGPTTSQRHASPEHLMSGQSKPFISDVDFEKFNGNVSPRQEDKIDPTPASTCISKIYNASASQRHASQEHLMSGQSKPFISDVDFEKFNGNVSPRQEDKNDPTPAENLRNQQITQPRPVIPDYVIQLRHLSRMLRIDRLRSLASDFITVGTQFVFLQESYLLQRTSWIQRRAQTQRSNSLQHMFIAFFLQFF
- the LOC136040828 gene encoding uncharacterized protein LOC136040828 isoform X2, which translates into the protein MEDQQEESSVLQSLLDQGPTTSQRHASPEHLMSGQSKPFISDVDFEKFNGNVSPRQEDKIDPTPASTCISKIYNASASQRHASQEHLMSGQSKPFISDVDFEKFNGNVSPRQEDKNDPTPAENLRNQQITQRIDRLRSLASDFITVGTQFVFLQESYLLQRTSWIQRRAQTQRSNSLQHMFIAFFLQFF